Below is a genomic region from Chloroflexota bacterium.
TGACCGTCTTTTTGACTACCCATTATATGGAGGAGGCCGACCAACTCTGTGGCCGGGTGGCTTTTCTCGACCGCGGGCGCATCGTGGCCCTGGATACCCCCGCGCACCTGAAGGTTGCCTACGGCCAGCCTCTGCTGAAAGTAACGCTGGATGACGGAGAGCGTCTGAGCCTCGCTCTGGATGACCCCGCCGACGGGCGAAGGCTGGGTGAACTCGCCGCCGCGGGTCGCATCCTCACCGCGCACTCTGCCGAGGCCACTTTGGAGGACGTCTTCATCCGGCTCACCGGAAGGAGGCTGGCAGAATGAACTGGCGGGTGATCTGGGCCATTGCACAGAAAGATATCGTGGACTCGATCAAGAATCGGTATATCCTCTTCAGCCTGGTATTGCCCCTCGGCTTGGCGCTGCTCTTCCGCCTGATCTTTCCCAGCCCAAGTGAGCCAGGCCAGGCGTCCCTGGTCGTGGCGGTGTACGATCCGGCAGGCTCGCGCTTGGTGGCGGGCTTGCGCGATCTGCCCCAGGTGGAGTTATTGGACGTGGCCTCGGACCAGGAGTTGGCGGCGGTGGTGGCGGAAAGGGCGGTGGGCGGGCTGGCCATACCGGCGGGATTCGACGCCGCAGTGGAGGCGGGGGAGCAGCCCGAACTGACCGTTTTCCTGAACCTGCGGCGTGGGGGAGGCGAACTGACCGCCTTCCGGCAACTGATGGAGCAGCAGGTGTGGGCGCTGGTAGGGCAGCCCTCGCCGGCGCGCATTCGCTGGGTGGGCGCGGGCACTCTGCCCGAATCACAGGCCGAGGGCGGCTTTCGCCTGGACCGCTATATCCTGATCCTCCTCCTGATGCTGGTCTTGGCTATGACCGGGGCCTTTGTAGTGCCGACGTTGCTGGTGGAGGAGAAGGAGAGGCACACCCTGGAAGCGCTGCTGGTTTCGCCAGCGGGATTGGGCGACATGGTGGTGGGCAAAGCCTTGACCGGGCTGGTTTACAGC
It encodes:
- a CDS encoding ABC transporter permease, producing MNWRVIWAIAQKDIVDSIKNRYILFSLVLPLGLALLFRLIFPSPSEPGQASLVVAVYDPAGSRLVAGLRDLPQVELLDVASDQELAAVVAERAVGGLAIPAGFDAAVEAGEQPELTVFLNLRRGGGELTAFRQLMEQQVWALVGQPSPARIRWVGAGTLPESQAEGGFRLDRYILILLLMLVLAMTGAFVVPTLLVEEKERHTLEALLVSPAGLGDMVVGKALTGLVYSILIAGILITLNGGWTGDRLVTALFVLLGALFMVAVGLLMGSLCRTTMEVNTWASIVALALTVPTWFTIMPMPAALEIILRLIPTHYLAQALEWTMAGGASFGQVGAPLAVMIGSAVFVLAAATWVLRREEK